The following coding sequences lie in one Heteronotia binoei isolate CCM8104 ecotype False Entrance Well chromosome 6, APGP_CSIRO_Hbin_v1, whole genome shotgun sequence genomic window:
- the KCNIP2 gene encoding Kv channel-interacting protein 2 isoform X1, giving the protein MRGKGRKESLSDSRDLDGSYDQLTGNPPGHAKKALKQRFLKLLPCCRQPKSIPSLSESNVEDEFELSTVCHRPEGLDQLQEQTKFTRKELQVLYRGFKNECPSGIVNEDSFKQIYSQFFPQGDSSTYATFLFNAFDTDHDGSVSFEDFVSGLSIILRGTIDDRLNWAFNLYDLNKDGCITKEEMLDIMKSIYDMMGKYTYPAMREEAPQEHVENFFQVKLESGHLPKMDRNKDGVVTIEEFIESCQKDENIMSSMKLFDNVI; this is encoded by the exons GCAACCCACCTGGCCATGCTAAAAAAGCTCTGAAGCAGCGGTTCCTCAAGCTGCTGCCCTGCTGCCGCCAGCCCAAATCCATCCCCTCACTCAGTGAAAGCAA TGTAGAGGATGAATTTGAACTTTCCACCGTTTGTCACCGGCCCGAGGGCCTGGACCAACTGCAGGAGCAAACCAAATTCACCCGCAAGGAACTGCAGGTCTTGTACAGGGGCTTCAAAAAT GAGTGTCCTAGTGGCATTGTTAATGAAGACAGCTTCAAGCAGATCTACTCACAGTTCTTCCCACAAGGAG ATTCCAGTACATATGCAACTTTTCTTTTCAACGCATTTGACACTGACCATGATGGCTCTGTCAGTTTTGag GATTTTGTGTCTGGCTTGTCCATTATTCTACGTGGCACTATAGATGATCGGCTTAACTGGGCGTTCAACCTCTATGACCTGAACAAAGATGGCTGCATTACCAAAGAG GAAATGTTGGACATAATGAAATCCATTTATGACATGATGGGCAAATACACATATCCGGCCATGCGAGAAGAGGCACCACAGGAGCATGTGGAAAATTTCTTCCAGGTGAAGCTAGAATCAGGACATTTACCA AAAATGGACAGGAACAAAGATGGTGTTGTGACCATCGAGGAATTCATTGAGTCCTGCCAGAAG GATGAAAACATCATGAGTTCCATGAAGCTCTTTGACAATGTGATCTAG
- the KCNIP2 gene encoding Kv channel-interacting protein 2 isoform X2 — MRGKGRKESLSDSRDLDGSYDQLTGNPPGHAKKALKQRFLKLLPCCRQPKSIPSLSESNVEDEFELSTVCHRPEGLDQLQEQTKFTRKELQVLYRGFKNECPSGIVNEDSFKQIYSQFFPQGDSSTYATFLFNAFDTDHDGSVSFEDFVSGLSIILRGTIDDRLNWAFNLYDLNKDGCITKEEMLDIMKSIYDMMGKYTYPAMREEAPQEHVENFFQKMDRNKDGVVTIEEFIESCQKDENIMSSMKLFDNVI; from the exons GCAACCCACCTGGCCATGCTAAAAAAGCTCTGAAGCAGCGGTTCCTCAAGCTGCTGCCCTGCTGCCGCCAGCCCAAATCCATCCCCTCACTCAGTGAAAGCAA TGTAGAGGATGAATTTGAACTTTCCACCGTTTGTCACCGGCCCGAGGGCCTGGACCAACTGCAGGAGCAAACCAAATTCACCCGCAAGGAACTGCAGGTCTTGTACAGGGGCTTCAAAAAT GAGTGTCCTAGTGGCATTGTTAATGAAGACAGCTTCAAGCAGATCTACTCACAGTTCTTCCCACAAGGAG ATTCCAGTACATATGCAACTTTTCTTTTCAACGCATTTGACACTGACCATGATGGCTCTGTCAGTTTTGag GATTTTGTGTCTGGCTTGTCCATTATTCTACGTGGCACTATAGATGATCGGCTTAACTGGGCGTTCAACCTCTATGACCTGAACAAAGATGGCTGCATTACCAAAGAG GAAATGTTGGACATAATGAAATCCATTTATGACATGATGGGCAAATACACATATCCGGCCATGCGAGAAGAGGCACCACAGGAGCATGTGGAAAATTTCTTCCAG AAAATGGACAGGAACAAAGATGGTGTTGTGACCATCGAGGAATTCATTGAGTCCTGCCAGAAG GATGAAAACATCATGAGTTCCATGAAGCTCTTTGACAATGTGATCTAG